A section of the Chryseobacterium vaccae genome encodes:
- a CDS encoding TraB/GumN family protein encodes MKKIWKKAMKILGILILLLVMFSISIGIFNRNFIKSKKEYTDYLKKNKTDISSLQKIGNIDLNIEKADFYLLGENHGVKDVQELDEQFIFYLNKKYGVTYYVAEMSEKLAAQLNKYLSNEKEDPSLLKKTVSELAEYIPQQSSIEYYEKWRNIRNYNLSQNEGAKIKVIGVDVPNPEITSGRDSILYHNFTKVYDTIKNKENARFYGLFGHAHILQDKLSGDTQPFAYRLKEKKLKVISIATYAIDSYTYLPDGEDYPKVPNEKSNWFNLNGPLFYLYGVNDLIQSSDSERVALFKLNNTNSPYSSDTKLISIRNLLGKNIKPYSPDENTLNFIQYTVLIKKSESLTPLKRLP; translated from the coding sequence ATGAAAAAAATATGGAAAAAAGCAATGAAAATTTTAGGAATTCTGATACTTCTACTTGTTATGTTTTCAATTTCAATAGGAATTTTCAACAGGAATTTTATAAAATCAAAAAAAGAGTACACAGATTATCTTAAAAAGAATAAAACAGATATCTCCTCTTTACAAAAAATAGGAAACATAGATTTAAATATAGAAAAAGCGGATTTCTACCTGCTGGGAGAGAACCATGGAGTAAAAGACGTTCAGGAGTTAGATGAACAGTTCATTTTCTATTTAAACAAAAAATACGGGGTAACATACTATGTTGCAGAAATGAGCGAAAAACTAGCCGCTCAGCTGAACAAGTACCTTTCAAACGAAAAAGAAGACCCTTCATTATTGAAAAAAACAGTCAGCGAGCTGGCTGAATATATACCACAACAATCAAGTATTGAATACTATGAAAAGTGGAGAAACATCAGAAATTATAACCTGTCCCAAAATGAAGGGGCTAAAATAAAAGTAATAGGCGTAGACGTTCCTAATCCTGAAATAACCAGCGGAAGAGATTCAATACTGTATCATAATTTCACTAAGGTATATGATACGATAAAAAATAAAGAAAATGCCAGGTTTTATGGTTTATTCGGGCACGCTCATATTTTACAGGACAAGCTGTCCGGCGATACCCAGCCATTCGCCTACAGATTAAAGGAGAAAAAGCTTAAGGTAATAAGCATAGCAACGTACGCTATAGATAGTTATACTTACCTGCCAGATGGCGAAGACTATCCAAAAGTACCCAATGAAAAAAGCAATTGGTTCAATCTGAACGGGCCTTTGTTCTATCTCTACGGAGTTAATGATTTAATACAATCATCAGACTCGGAAAGAGTAGCTCTGTTCAAGCTAAATAATACGAACAGCCCTTATTCCTCAGATACCAAGCTGATTAGCATCAGAAATTTACTAGGAAAAAATATAAAGCCATATAGTCCTGATGAAAACACTTTAAACTTCATTCAGTACACTGTTTTAATTAAAAAATCGGAATCATTAACCCCACTAAAAAGATTACCATGA
- a CDS encoding GLPGLI family protein produces the protein MKNKALFIISLFLSATMYSQKEEKFLNVDYKVQLDVNPEDLLKTVPSNVRSQVEASLREELSKGVFADYTLKANNNASVFEYKGKIDNSQSMTSFILKELERRDKYPYVKDFSKNTYTKGYDLANKIFYVKENLPKINWIIAKEESEPILGLKTIEAKGKLDSIDLHVWYAPDIQYKDGPFQQGGLPGLIVKSEFYVGDIKMIVAATHIEVINKPLEITAPKAKKYYSKVEFEEQKKKFEARQREYASSGVDKD, from the coding sequence ATGAAAAATAAAGCATTATTCATCATATCATTATTCCTGAGTGCAACCATGTACTCGCAAAAAGAAGAGAAGTTTTTAAATGTAGATTATAAGGTTCAGTTAGACGTAAATCCGGAAGATCTGCTGAAAACCGTTCCTTCCAATGTAAGATCTCAGGTAGAGGCAAGCCTCCGGGAGGAATTATCAAAAGGCGTTTTTGCAGATTATACTTTGAAAGCTAATAACAACGCATCTGTTTTTGAATATAAAGGCAAAATTGATAACTCCCAGTCTATGACATCATTTATCCTGAAGGAGTTAGAGAGAAGAGATAAATATCCCTATGTGAAAGATTTTTCTAAAAACACCTATACAAAAGGGTATGATCTGGCCAATAAAATATTCTATGTGAAGGAAAACCTTCCTAAAATAAACTGGATTATCGCTAAAGAAGAATCCGAACCTATCCTGGGATTAAAAACAATTGAAGCAAAAGGAAAATTAGATTCCATAGACCTTCATGTATGGTACGCTCCGGATATTCAATATAAAGACGGGCCTTTCCAGCAAGGCGGATTACCCGGGCTCATTGTAAAATCAGAGTTTTATGTGGGAGACATTAAAATGATTGTGGCAGCAACCCATATCGAGGTCATCAATAAACCTCTGGAAATTACAGCGCCAAAAGCCAAGAAATACTATTCTAAAGTAGAATTCGAGGAACAAAAGAAAAAATTCGAAGCCAGACAGAGAGAATATGCGTCTTCGGGGGTAGATAAAGATTAG
- a CDS encoding 4'-phosphopantetheinyl transferase superfamily protein has product MEFNITKINSVAHLPHFIREEDRRNLCTVRNKYGKEIDPNNQFFISSSDSSTLKVSVMSKKPIGIDIETERVINPKSYDFFLNQKEKDMLKASEHENIPLLLWMIKESFLKLLGTGLHIHPKKITISQKRILINDLSIRCKIQIFKYQHFYITILEA; this is encoded by the coding sequence ATGGAATTCAACATTACAAAAATAAACTCTGTAGCGCATCTGCCCCACTTTATAAGGGAAGAAGACAGAAGAAATTTATGTACTGTAAGAAATAAATACGGAAAAGAGATAGATCCCAATAATCAGTTTTTTATCTCGTCTTCAGACAGTTCCACACTGAAGGTTTCCGTAATGAGCAAAAAGCCTATAGGAATAGATATAGAGACGGAGAGAGTCATTAATCCTAAAAGCTATGATTTTTTTCTCAATCAGAAAGAGAAAGATATGCTGAAAGCTTCTGAACATGAAAACATTCCGCTACTGCTGTGGATGATCAAAGAAAGTTTTTTGAAGCTGCTGGGAACAGGTTTACACATCCATCCCAAAAAAATAACAATTAGTCAAAAGAGAATATTGATCAATGACCTATCCATCAGATGTAAAATACAAATTTTCAAATACCAGCATTTTTACATCACGATTTTAGAAGCATAG
- the fabZ gene encoding 3-hydroxyacyl-ACP dehydratase FabZ has product MVLEQKDIRQILSHRYSFILVDRVKYMDEDRIVAVKNITSSDINLWGHFEDDPIYPGVLLIESCSQAGGILLSNQKTSRGYIAQINEFKFLSFVRPGDSVHIEATINKVVGQYAKVSVAALVEDKIIAKGEVMYFFDK; this is encoded by the coding sequence ATGGTTTTAGAACAAAAAGACATCAGACAGATACTGTCTCACAGATATAGCTTTATACTGGTTGACAGAGTAAAATATATGGACGAGGATAGAATAGTGGCTGTAAAGAACATCACCTCTTCAGATATCAATTTATGGGGACATTTTGAAGATGACCCGATATACCCCGGAGTTCTGCTGATAGAGTCTTGTTCTCAGGCAGGAGGAATTCTATTGAGCAATCAGAAAACGAGCAGAGGCTACATCGCTCAGATCAATGAATTCAAATTCCTCTCTTTCGTAAGACCGGGAGACAGTGTTCACATTGAAGCCACCATAAACAAGGTAGTAGGCCAGTACGCAAAAGTGTCAGTTGCTGCATTGGTTGAAGATAAAATAATTGCCAAAGGAGAAGTAATGTATTTTTTTGATAAATAA
- a CDS encoding beta-ketoacyl-[acyl-carrier-protein] synthase family protein has translation MNNITVTHVGISHYFGNSPAEFEKNILENLEVKRKGVLTATIEEPRLESFYEENEIRRIDSFSKYLFNANIDIDNCDHIPAKNKGIIINTIYNSYTTTIDFVTKAMEKGEDKASPLLFPYTVPNAATGLLTMNKQFKGYNNTIGGYSPVLLAMDKLKEGNEEFIVCGGVDEINDYIKSYVTQKNRLISDGACLLGMALDEKNNQDKLFNISYGKTHFFNKISSKEIRKFYKNILKDIELENIDLVVSFCQDNKSKQIERELIKGNKEIIYYKEIIGSALGAEDSICLFLGSILLKNREAKRALVNVESFGGNINTYIIEL, from the coding sequence ATGAATAATATAACCGTAACCCACGTAGGAATCTCTCATTATTTTGGAAACTCTCCTGCAGAGTTTGAAAAAAATATACTGGAGAACCTGGAAGTAAAAAGAAAAGGTGTCTTAACTGCTACAATAGAAGAACCTAGATTAGAAAGCTTTTACGAAGAAAATGAAATCAGAAGAATAGACTCATTTTCAAAGTATCTGTTCAACGCGAATATCGATATTGATAATTGTGATCATATTCCTGCTAAAAATAAGGGAATTATTATCAATACCATTTATAACTCATACACCACAACCATTGATTTTGTCACAAAAGCCATGGAAAAGGGAGAAGATAAAGCGAGTCCTCTATTATTCCCTTATACCGTTCCGAATGCGGCTACAGGTCTTTTAACGATGAATAAGCAGTTCAAAGGCTATAATAATACCATAGGCGGCTACAGCCCTGTTTTATTAGCCATGGATAAGCTTAAAGAAGGCAACGAAGAATTCATTGTTTGTGGAGGAGTAGATGAAATTAATGACTACATCAAAAGCTATGTAACCCAGAAAAACAGATTAATTTCTGATGGGGCATGCCTTCTGGGAATGGCTTTAGACGAAAAGAATAACCAGGATAAGCTCTTTAATATTTCTTATGGAAAAACTCATTTTTTCAATAAAATATCTTCAAAAGAGATCAGAAAGTTTTATAAAAACATCCTGAAAGATATTGAGTTAGAGAATATTGATCTGGTGGTTTCTTTCTGCCAGGATAACAAATCCAAGCAAATAGAAAGAGAGCTGATTAAAGGCAATAAAGAGATTATCTACTACAAAGAAATCATAGGAAGTGCTTTGGGCGCAGAAGACAGCATCTGTTTATTCCTGGGATCTATCCTTCTGAAAAACAGAGAAGCCAAAAGAGCCCTTGTGAATGTAGAGTCTTTCGGAGGAAATATCAACACGTATATAATTGAGCTATGA
- a CDS encoding SDR family oxidoreductase has protein sequence MMNEYCLVLGANGGIGLEISKYLIDKGYHLILHYNRSSDNIDELIKDQENHIKIKFDITDSNSIKNALKELGAGKEIRITKCINCVGIHYRSFIPLMPDNKFKEVIDTNLTGAFSIIKHISTDMIKNKKGTIVNISSVAGINGLIGQACYSSSKAGLDAITKIASKELAKYNIRVNSIAPGFIEAGIIEKPTANDLEYLERIPMRRFGRAREVAKLAYFLLEDKESSYITGQNIVIDGGLSINI, from the coding sequence ATGATGAATGAATACTGCCTGGTATTGGGTGCCAACGGAGGAATCGGCCTGGAAATATCCAAATACCTTATCGATAAAGGATACCACCTTATTTTGCATTATAATAGGAGTTCCGACAATATAGATGAACTGATTAAAGATCAGGAAAATCACATCAAAATTAAGTTTGATATCACCGATTCAAACTCTATAAAAAATGCACTTAAAGAACTTGGCGCCGGAAAAGAAATACGGATTACAAAATGCATCAATTGTGTGGGAATCCACTACAGATCATTTATTCCTCTGATGCCGGATAATAAATTCAAAGAAGTGATAGATACCAACCTTACGGGGGCTTTCTCTATCATCAAACATATCTCTACAGATATGATTAAAAACAAAAAAGGAACCATTGTAAACATCAGTTCCGTAGCAGGAATCAATGGTTTAATAGGTCAGGCTTGCTATAGTTCTTCCAAAGCAGGACTGGATGCCATCACGAAGATTGCCTCAAAAGAGCTGGCCAAATATAACATCAGGGTAAACAGTATTGCACCAGGTTTCATAGAAGCCGGAATTATTGAAAAACCTACGGCCAACGATCTGGAATATCTGGAAAGAATTCCTATGCGCAGATTCGGAAGAGCAAGAGAGGTCGCAAAACTAGCCTATTTCTTATTAGAAGACAAAGAATCTTCCTACATCACAGGGCAAAATATCGTCATTGACGGAGGATTAAGTATAAATATTTAA
- a CDS encoding acyl carrier protein — METRQQIKEIIIEKLNLRIDIEDFKDNTPLFLSKKDGGLGLDSIDTLEIAVGITDEFNVEFSDSENMTELFTSVESLSNYINNKLCLELQ; from the coding sequence ATGGAAACAAGACAGCAAATTAAAGAAATTATCATTGAAAAATTAAATTTAAGAATTGATATTGAGGATTTTAAAGACAACACCCCTTTATTCTTAAGCAAAAAAGACGGTGGACTAGGATTAGATTCTATCGACACGTTAGAAATCGCTGTAGGAATTACAGATGAGTTTAATGTTGAATTCTCGGATAGTGAGAATATGACTGAACTTTTCACTTCTGTAGAATCTTTATCGAACTACATCAATAATAAGCTATGTCTGGAGTTGCAATAA
- a CDS encoding beta-ketoacyl-[acyl-carrier-protein] synthase family protein, whose translation MSGVAITGIGCYSSIGKNIEEFEQNLFYKDSETFYPIDEIDCSKLRNNRSSYIKDLDNNKTKTGSRAAISLLKSVDEAIKNSRAKELIKNNRKVGVSLSNSIGGISDLVSDITQGKNFIVKKSLNRFSKNNKKEKVLNIPNILLLQDVLNKYKTKGPVCSSLTACSAGGNAIEVGFKMIKDGICDMVIVCGVDPLSEISLFGFNALKALSKDTLRSLDAERDGMLLGESAGCIILEREDAAEKRGAPIYGKVLGSGISNDAFHITQPDPEGNGAVFAMNKALKESSLSFKEIDYVNIHGTGTKYNDLMELNALESVFGNDLPNTPINSSKTKIGHTLGTAGVIEAIICMLTLKNQAIHPHSNFSNRIDREINYNVNTELKPMPELKYIMSNSFGFGGNCASVIFGSYDGGYSRRASV comes from the coding sequence ATGTCTGGAGTTGCAATAACAGGAATAGGATGTTATAGCTCTATTGGAAAGAATATTGAAGAGTTTGAGCAGAATCTTTTCTACAAAGACTCAGAGACATTCTACCCTATTGATGAAATAGACTGTAGTAAACTAAGAAACAACAGATCTTCCTACATCAAAGATTTAGACAATAACAAGACTAAAACAGGAAGCAGAGCAGCGATCTCTTTGCTGAAAAGTGTAGACGAGGCTATTAAGAACTCGAGAGCTAAAGAGCTTATTAAAAACAACAGAAAAGTAGGTGTTTCCCTGAGTAATTCTATTGGAGGAATCAGCGATCTGGTAAGTGATATCACCCAAGGTAAAAACTTTATCGTGAAAAAATCACTGAACAGATTTTCTAAAAATAACAAGAAAGAAAAGGTTTTAAATATCCCTAACATTCTATTGCTTCAGGATGTACTGAATAAGTACAAAACCAAAGGCCCGGTATGTTCTTCCCTTACAGCGTGCAGCGCAGGAGGAAACGCCATAGAAGTTGGATTTAAAATGATAAAAGACGGGATCTGCGATATGGTAATCGTATGCGGGGTTGATCCTTTATCAGAAATAAGTTTGTTCGGATTTAATGCCTTAAAAGCTTTGTCTAAAGATACCTTGAGATCATTGGACGCAGAAAGAGACGGAATGCTTCTGGGAGAAAGTGCAGGATGCATTATCCTGGAAAGAGAAGATGCCGCAGAGAAAAGAGGAGCACCTATATACGGAAAAGTATTGGGCTCAGGAATCTCCAATGATGCATTTCATATCACACAACCGGATCCGGAAGGAAACGGAGCTGTGTTCGCAATGAATAAAGCATTAAAAGAATCCTCCCTTTCCTTTAAAGAAATAGACTATGTAAACATCCACGGAACCGGTACAAAGTACAACGATCTTATGGAGCTGAATGCATTGGAAAGCGTATTTGGAAATGATTTACCCAATACCCCTATCAATTCATCCAAAACCAAAATCGGGCACACACTGGGAACCGCAGGAGTTATAGAAGCCATCATATGCATGCTGACTTTAAAGAACCAGGCTATTCATCCGCATTCGAACTTTTCCAACAGAATAGATCGGGAAATAAATTATAACGTCAATACAGAACTTAAACCAATGCCGGAGCTCAAATACATTATGAGTAACTCTTTTGGGTTCGGAGGAAATTGTGCTTCTGTAATATTTGGGTCATACGATGGTGGATATAGTAGAAGAGCTTCAGTATAA
- a CDS encoding acyl-CoA thioesterase, with protein sequence MVDIVEELQYNQDVNYSDVDSMGVVHHSRYMVYFENARFRLVKDLLHISKEEFLEMKIDFPVISLECDYLKSIRFQEEIMIRIKLSFAPKIPKLKFEYQIVNAQDEVLSKAKTVHLLTRAGIPLIGYPERLKHKLYECL encoded by the coding sequence ATGGTGGATATAGTAGAAGAGCTTCAGTATAATCAGGATGTAAATTACTCTGATGTAGACAGCATGGGCGTGGTTCATCACTCCAGATACATGGTGTATTTTGAAAATGCAAGGTTTCGTCTGGTAAAGGATTTACTGCATATCAGCAAAGAAGAGTTCTTAGAGATGAAGATTGATTTTCCTGTTATCAGTTTAGAATGCGATTATTTAAAGAGCATCAGATTCCAGGAAGAAATCATGATCAGAATAAAACTCTCATTTGCGCCAAAGATTCCCAAACTGAAATTCGAATACCAGATTGTCAATGCCCAGGATGAAGTATTATCAAAAGCGAAGACAGTCCATTTATTAACCAGAGCGGGAATACCTTTAATCGGGTATCCGGAAAGACTAAAACATAAATTATACGAATGCCTATGA
- a CDS encoding zinc metalloprotease — translation MKNDNLLNVSQYTFLKEIELYSVDDELNVLLYKNTSFEVSGVLYSIIKHLKEGMSIKNIYDSLDFKDINFENFKSLIVNKIEELLQEVSNTVDKVQVDSIHKLFDLLNARTTEILSGKLSFLFKRGVLIPLCVLFFSSLVFIFSGSLHVHKANISLNHVWMMYLCFFVIGVFHELGHSSASKYYGAKPSSISMGIFLIFPVFYTDVTKTWGLDRNKRITTSLGGIYFQMIIHLMLLGSLFLNIEKPIKEYIYYILLQNIGLMIFNINPFFKTDGYWVVSDLFGIRNLNTKSKEIIKYLLKGQHHPDYLFKDNVALYVYTYAYSVIGTALLIFIAYKVVDTLGMYYNIVVKGERMEFLIVIKRSLILIFLLVFHLVPMVKKKLKQYAK, via the coding sequence ATGAAAAATGACAACCTATTAAACGTCAGCCAATATACTTTTTTAAAAGAAATAGAATTATACAGCGTAGACGATGAACTGAATGTTCTTTTGTATAAAAATACGAGTTTTGAAGTATCTGGTGTCCTTTATTCAATTATCAAGCATTTGAAAGAAGGCATGTCTATCAAAAACATATACGATAGCCTCGATTTTAAAGACATCAATTTTGAAAACTTTAAATCGCTTATTGTTAATAAAATAGAAGAACTTTTACAGGAGGTTTCCAATACGGTGGATAAAGTTCAGGTAGACAGCATACACAAGTTGTTTGACCTTTTAAACGCCAGAACTACAGAAATTTTATCAGGAAAATTATCATTCCTGTTTAAAAGAGGAGTATTAATCCCGTTATGCGTTCTTTTTTTTTCATCCTTAGTATTTATTTTCTCAGGGAGTTTGCACGTACATAAAGCAAACATCAGCTTAAACCACGTGTGGATGATGTATCTGTGCTTTTTTGTAATAGGCGTATTTCATGAACTGGGACACTCGTCTGCGAGTAAATATTACGGTGCAAAGCCTTCATCCATATCCATGGGGATATTCCTGATATTTCCTGTCTTTTATACCGATGTTACCAAAACATGGGGACTGGACAGAAATAAAAGAATAACCACCAGCTTAGGAGGAATATACTTCCAGATGATCATTCATCTGATGCTCCTGGGATCATTATTCCTGAATATAGAAAAGCCGATTAAAGAATACATCTACTATATCCTTTTACAAAATATAGGATTGATGATATTCAATATAAACCCTTTCTTTAAAACAGACGGATATTGGGTAGTATCAGACCTATTTGGAATTCGGAATCTGAATACCAAATCAAAAGAGATCATCAAATATCTGCTGAAAGGACAGCATCATCCGGATTACCTGTTTAAAGACAATGTCGCACTGTATGTGTACACCTATGCTTATTCAGTGATCGGAACAGCCTTATTAATCTTCATTGCTTACAAGGTTGTTGATACCCTCGGGATGTACTACAATATCGTAGTGAAAGGAGAAAGAATGGAATTCTTGATTGTTATTAAAAGAAGTCTAATCCTCATTTTCTTATTGGTATTTCATCTGGTACCAATGGTGAAAAAGAAATTAAAACAATACGCAAAATGA